The following proteins are encoded in a genomic region of Streptomyces gobiensis:
- a CDS encoding M23 family metallopeptidase encodes MCTQGGDWQGTLPRRGILLRGGALAALGLLPALGCAHRASAGSGELDEPLGGPPVWTRPLSDKYPVSAAYGIKGKWLAGHHTGIDFAVPAGTPVYAVSSGTVDIARYYSEYGYAVMLRMDDGHFVLSAHLSKISVKKAAKVQARTLLGETGASGRTTGPHLHFEVRTKRDYGSDIDPVSYLASKGVQLL; translated from the coding sequence ATGTGTACACAGGGTGGAGACTGGCAAGGAACGCTGCCCCGGCGGGGGATCCTGCTGCGAGGTGGTGCGCTGGCGGCACTGGGGCTCCTCCCGGCACTGGGCTGTGCGCACCGCGCGTCAGCGGGGTCCGGTGAGCTGGATGAACCGCTGGGCGGGCCGCCGGTCTGGACCCGCCCGCTGTCGGACAAGTACCCCGTCTCCGCCGCCTATGGCATCAAGGGCAAGTGGCTGGCGGGTCATCACACCGGGATCGACTTCGCGGTACCGGCCGGGACCCCCGTCTACGCCGTGAGCTCCGGCACGGTGGACATCGCCCGGTACTACTCGGAGTACGGCTACGCGGTGATGCTGCGGATGGATGACGGCCACTTTGTCCTCAGCGCCCATCTGTCCAAGATCTCGGTCAAGAAAGCGGCGAAGGTGCAGGCCAGAACCCTCCTGGGGGAAACCGGTGCCAGCGGCCGGACCACCGGCCCCCATCTGCACTTCGAGGTACGCACCAAGCGGGACTACGGCTCGGACATCGACCCCGTCAGCTATCTGGCGAGCAAGGGCGTTCAGCTGCTGTGA
- a CDS encoding SCO2400 family protein, translated as MVAATSLPAAGDGPVDYCLTCCRHLNGALVCPGCGQAQAGAPMPLRQTAPGPRAGPEAEPGPGWQPAGVPFRQPVHEPFPQPVQEPVHEPAHEAPREPAHEPEAESPSGRASRRASHRASRRGKRRRIAIGAAIISSVFTGIAVEAGDVLPGQEPDGGGSTAVPSDSPQEGVLPETGPADTIAEQPDRPEATPTDSVMDSASASASASASPGEGASAEPSSATATTSAVPGTQGPAPRPSSTRTSQPEPPPPASTPPPPEPEPSETNCILWWCN; from the coding sequence ATGGTGGCCGCCACCTCGCTGCCCGCCGCTGGAGACGGTCCTGTGGATTACTGCCTGACCTGCTGCCGCCACCTCAACGGGGCTCTGGTGTGCCCGGGGTGCGGCCAGGCACAGGCAGGTGCGCCGATGCCGCTGCGGCAGACCGCCCCAGGTCCACGAGCGGGGCCAGAAGCGGAACCCGGTCCGGGTTGGCAACCGGCAGGCGTACCGTTCCGCCAGCCGGTCCACGAACCCTTCCCCCAGCCGGTCCAAGAACCGGTCCACGAACCAGCCCATGAAGCGCCCCGCGAACCAGCCCACGAACCGGAAGCGGAATCCCCGTCCGGCCGGGCGTCGCGGCGTGCCTCGCACCGGGCGAGCCGACGCGGTAAGCGGCGGCGTATTGCCATCGGCGCGGCCATCATCAGCTCCGTCTTCACCGGCATAGCTGTCGAAGCCGGTGATGTGCTGCCCGGACAGGAGCCCGACGGGGGCGGTAGTACGGCCGTGCCCTCCGACTCCCCCCAGGAGGGTGTTCTGCCGGAGACAGGCCCGGCGGACACGATAGCCGAGCAGCCCGACAGGCCCGAGGCCACCCCCACGGACAGCGTCATGGATTCCGCCTCCGCGTCCGCCTCCGCCTCCGCCAGCCCCGGCGAGGGGGCGTCCGCTGAGCCCTCCTCAGCTACGGCCACCACCTCCGCGGTTCCGGGGACCCAGGGCCCCGCCCCCAGACCGTCGTCGACGCGCACCAGTCAGCCCGAGCCCCCACCACCCGCCTCCACCCCACCACCTCCCGAGCCGGAGCCCTCGGAGACCAACTGCATCCTCTGGTGGTGCAACTGA
- a CDS encoding LacI family DNA-binding transcriptional regulator has translation MAMRRTGRGRPTLEQVAARAGVGRGTVSRVINGSPRVSEQTRAAVQAAVTELGYIPNRAARALAAGSADAVALVIPEPETRLFAEPYFSGIVRGVSSVLADTDIQLLLTLIRTPKERERFAHFASAHRIDGVLLVSVHADDPLPDLLERIEMPAVLGGRRSGGESVPYVDSDNVGGARAAVEHLIDRGRRTIATITGPLDMYVAQCRVAGYRAALHTAGRTPDELLIADGDFTEDGGHRAMRELLARRPELDAVFCASDVMASGARLALREAHRSVPGEVALVGFDDSAVARHMDPPLTSVRQPIEEMGQEMARTLLARLARRDSPVGGTMLPTELIQRGSS, from the coding sequence ATGGCGATGCGCCGTACGGGGCGGGGCAGACCCACATTGGAGCAGGTCGCGGCGCGTGCGGGGGTCGGCCGGGGGACCGTCTCCCGGGTGATCAATGGCTCCCCGAGGGTCAGCGAACAGACCCGGGCCGCCGTCCAGGCCGCCGTCACTGAACTGGGCTACATCCCCAACCGCGCCGCCCGCGCCCTGGCGGCCGGCAGCGCGGACGCGGTCGCCCTGGTCATACCTGAGCCCGAGACCCGGCTCTTCGCCGAGCCGTACTTCTCCGGCATCGTCCGCGGCGTCAGCTCGGTGCTCGCGGATACGGACATACAGCTGCTGCTCACCCTCATCCGTACGCCGAAGGAGCGGGAGCGGTTCGCACATTTCGCCTCCGCGCACCGGATCGACGGTGTGCTGCTGGTCTCCGTACACGCCGATGATCCGCTGCCGGATCTGCTGGAGCGGATCGAGATGCCCGCCGTACTGGGCGGCCGTCGCTCCGGCGGGGAGTCGGTGCCGTATGTCGACTCCGACAATGTCGGCGGCGCTCGGGCCGCCGTCGAGCATCTGATCGACCGCGGGCGCCGAACGATCGCCACCATCACCGGGCCACTGGATATGTATGTCGCCCAGTGCCGAGTGGCGGGCTACCGTGCGGCGCTGCATACGGCCGGACGGACGCCGGATGAGCTCTTGATCGCCGATGGCGACTTCACCGAGGACGGCGGACACCGCGCCATGCGGGAGCTGCTGGCTCGGCGCCCGGAGCTGGACGCCGTCTTCTGCGCCTCCGATGTGATGGCCTCCGGCGCGCGGCTGGCCCTGCGCGAGGCACACCGTTCAGTGCCCGGGGAGGTGGCGCTTGTCGGCTTCGATGACTCAGCCGTAGCCCGCCATATGGATCCACCGCTGACGAGTGTCCGGCAGCCGATCGAGGAGATGGGTCAGGAGATGGCCCGCACGCTGCTGGCGCGGCTCGCGCGGCGAGACTCGCCCGTGGGCGGGACGATGCTGCCGACAGAGCTGATCCAGCGCGGTTCATCCTGA
- a CDS encoding extracellular solute-binding protein encodes MHGRIHPCLTISLAAALLAGCASDSSDGTDNKVTLSIGVFGVFGYKQAGLYDEYEKLNPHVKIKENSTERNEDYYPALLQHLSAGSGLDDIQAVEVSNINELATIQAAKFVDMAKAEGVEESSYLPWKWEQAKAEDGRVIGVGTDIGPMGVCYRKDLFAKAGLPTERAEVGTMWRGDWEKYVDAGETYMKNAPKGTSFMDGAAGLYNGSISSYAEKNYNADGELIYRKSKAVKASWELAMRAIEGKMTARLKQFDTAWDQAYANGTFATVVCPSWMLGYIKEKSGKKGENQWDVAPAPKPANWGGSFLTVPESGKNKDEAVKLAAWLTAPRQQAKLFSAQASFPSSAAALELPEVKGAKHGYFGNAPIGEIFSSAAKGIPTAILGPKDQIIGQNISDVGILQVEQQGKSPEAGWKAAVKKINDAVDE; translated from the coding sequence ATGCACGGCAGGATCCACCCATGTCTGACCATCAGCCTGGCCGCCGCACTGCTCGCCGGGTGCGCCTCGGACAGCTCGGACGGAACTGACAACAAGGTCACGCTCTCCATCGGTGTCTTCGGGGTCTTCGGCTATAAGCAGGCCGGACTCTACGACGAGTACGAGAAGCTCAATCCGCATGTGAAGATCAAGGAGAACTCCACCGAGCGGAACGAGGACTACTATCCGGCGCTGCTCCAGCATCTCTCCGCAGGCAGCGGGCTCGACGACATTCAGGCCGTCGAGGTCAGCAATATCAATGAGCTGGCCACCATTCAGGCGGCCAAGTTCGTTGATATGGCGAAGGCCGAAGGGGTTGAGGAGAGCAGTTATCTGCCCTGGAAGTGGGAGCAGGCCAAGGCCGAGGACGGCAGGGTCATCGGGGTCGGGACGGACATCGGCCCCATGGGCGTCTGCTATCGCAAGGATCTCTTCGCCAAGGCGGGACTGCCGACCGAGCGCGCCGAGGTCGGCACAATGTGGCGGGGCGACTGGGAGAAGTACGTCGACGCCGGTGAGACGTATATGAAGAACGCCCCCAAGGGCACCAGTTTTATGGATGGCGCGGCAGGCCTCTACAACGGCTCCATCTCCAGCTACGCCGAGAAGAACTACAACGCCGACGGTGAGCTGATCTACCGGAAGAGCAAGGCCGTCAAGGCCTCCTGGGAGCTGGCGATGCGGGCCATCGAGGGGAAGATGACCGCCCGGCTCAAGCAGTTCGACACGGCCTGGGACCAGGCCTACGCCAATGGCACCTTCGCCACCGTCGTCTGCCCCTCCTGGATGCTCGGCTATATCAAGGAGAAGTCCGGGAAGAAGGGCGAGAACCAGTGGGATGTGGCACCCGCGCCCAAGCCCGCCAACTGGGGCGGTTCCTTCCTGACCGTGCCGGAGAGCGGAAAGAACAAGGACGAGGCGGTCAAGCTCGCCGCCTGGCTGACCGCGCCCAGGCAGCAGGCGAAGCTCTTCTCCGCACAGGCCAGCTTCCCCAGCTCCGCGGCCGCACTGGAGCTGCCCGAAGTGAAGGGCGCCAAGCATGGCTACTTCGGCAATGCCCCCATCGGGGAGATCTTCTCTTCGGCAGCCAAGGGCATTCCGACCGCGATACTGGGCCCCAAGGACCAGATCATCGGGCAGAACATCTCCGATGTCGGCATCCTCCAGGTCGAGCAGCAGGGCAAGTCGCCCGAGGCGGGCTGGAAGGCCGCGGTGAAGAAGATCAACGACGCGGTCGACGAGTGA
- a CDS encoding carbohydrate ABC transporter permease, which yields MTSERLDTAPTAPPQGAVPLPPLRPGPAAGREQRRAARRSRRYQRDARWSPYALIAPFFVFFAAFGLFPLLYTGWASLHRVSLHTPTRMEWAGLHNYTRLLEDEFFWNALRNTFTIGLISTVPQLLMALGLAHLLNYRLHGSMFFRVAMLTPYATSVAAATLVFAMLYGRDFGMINWALGLVGIDSIDWESGTWTSQAAVSTIVIWRWTGYNALIYLAAMQAVPDDLYESAALDGASRWQQFIHVTIPSLRPTILFTVVVSTIGATQLFGEPLLFGGSQTGGASHQYQTLGLYLYEQGWFNYHLGRAAAIAWSMFLILIVIGLLYWLVARRLRKSH from the coding sequence ATGACCTCCGAACGCCTCGACACCGCGCCCACCGCTCCGCCGCAGGGCGCGGTACCGCTTCCTCCGCTCCGGCCCGGACCGGCCGCCGGGCGGGAGCAGCGCAGGGCCGCACGGCGCAGCCGCCGCTATCAGCGAGACGCCCGCTGGAGCCCGTACGCGCTCATCGCGCCGTTCTTTGTCTTCTTCGCCGCCTTTGGGCTCTTCCCGCTGCTCTATACGGGCTGGGCCTCACTGCACCGGGTCTCGCTACACACCCCGACCCGGATGGAGTGGGCCGGGCTGCACAACTACACCCGGCTGCTGGAGGATGAGTTCTTCTGGAACGCCCTGCGCAACACCTTCACCATCGGGCTCATCTCCACCGTGCCGCAGCTGCTGATGGCGCTCGGCCTGGCACATCTGCTCAACTACCGGCTCCATGGCTCCATGTTCTTCAGGGTCGCGATGCTCACCCCGTACGCCACCTCGGTGGCCGCCGCCACGCTGGTCTTCGCGATGCTCTACGGGCGCGACTTCGGGATGATCAACTGGGCCCTGGGCCTGGTGGGCATCGACAGTATCGACTGGGAGAGCGGCACCTGGACCTCACAGGCAGCGGTCTCCACGATCGTCATCTGGCGCTGGACCGGCTACAACGCGCTGATCTATCTCGCCGCGATGCAGGCCGTGCCGGACGACCTCTATGAGTCGGCGGCGCTCGACGGGGCCTCACGCTGGCAGCAGTTCATCCATGTCACGATCCCCTCACTGCGGCCGACCATCCTGTTCACCGTGGTCGTCTCGACGATCGGCGCGACGCAGCTCTTCGGTGAACCACTGCTGTTCGGCGGTTCCCAGACCGGTGGCGCCTCGCACCAGTACCAGACCCTGGGGCTCTACCTCTATGAACAGGGCTGGTTCAACTACCACTTGGGCCGGGCCGCCGCCATCGCCTGGTCGATGTTCCTGATCCTGATCGTGATCGGCCTGCTCTACTGGCTGGTCGCCCGACGGCTGCGGAAAAGCCACTGA
- a CDS encoding carbohydrate ABC transporter permease produces MAFFTTRVSRAGKHLHGGRFTYAVLTLFTIGSLFPLVWTAIAASRSSARLAETPPPFWFGGNLLSNLGAAWSDANMGKALFNTVFVAGTIAASTVLFATLAGFAFAKLRFRARNLLLLLVIGTMMVPPQLSVVPLFMAIAELQWTNQLQAVILPMMVSAFGVFFMRQYLISALPTELIEAARVDGAHSLRVIWHVVFPIARPAMAVLGMLTFVMAWNEFFWPIIALTQDNPTVQVALTGLGRGYIPDQSVITAGALLGTLPLLAAFALFGKQIVGGIMQGAVKG; encoded by the coding sequence ATGGCGTTTTTCACCACCCGGGTGAGCCGTGCGGGAAAGCATCTGCACGGCGGCCGGTTCACCTACGCCGTGCTGACCCTCTTCACCATCGGCTCCCTCTTCCCGCTGGTGTGGACGGCGATCGCGGCTTCCCGCAGCAGCGCCCGGCTCGCGGAAACTCCACCGCCGTTCTGGTTCGGCGGGAATCTGCTCAGCAATCTGGGCGCCGCGTGGAGCGACGCCAATATGGGCAAGGCGCTGTTCAATACGGTGTTTGTCGCGGGCACCATCGCGGCCAGCACCGTACTCTTCGCCACGCTCGCCGGATTCGCCTTCGCCAAGCTCCGCTTCCGGGCCAGGAATCTGCTGCTGCTGTTGGTGATCGGCACCATGATGGTGCCACCACAGCTCAGCGTGGTGCCGCTGTTTATGGCGATTGCCGAGCTGCAGTGGACCAACCAGCTGCAGGCCGTCATCCTGCCGATGATGGTGAGCGCCTTCGGCGTCTTCTTTATGCGGCAGTATCTGATAAGCGCGCTGCCGACCGAACTCATTGAGGCCGCGCGGGTCGATGGCGCGCACAGCCTGCGCGTGATCTGGCATGTCGTCTTCCCCATCGCCCGGCCCGCGATGGCCGTACTGGGCATGCTGACCTTCGTAATGGCCTGGAATGAGTTCTTCTGGCCGATCATCGCGCTGACCCAGGACAACCCGACGGTGCAGGTGGCGCTGACCGGCCTGGGCCGTGGCTATATCCCCGACCAGTCCGTGATCACGGCTGGTGCGCTGCTTGGCACCCTGCCGCTGCTCGCCGCATTCGCCCTGTTCGGCAAGCAGATCGTCGGGGGCATCATGCAAGGAGCGGTCAAGGGCTGA
- a CDS encoding GH1 family beta-glucosidase, with the protein MTFPADFLFGSATSAYQIEGGVREDGRTPSIWDTFCHTPGKVLSGDHGDIAVDHYHRWREDVGLMAELGLDAYRFSVSWPRVQPTGRGPAVQRGLDFYRALVDELLERGITPWVTLYHWDLPQELENAGGWPERITAERFADYATLVGEAVGDRVTDWTTLNEPWCSAFLGYGSGVHAPGHTDHAAALRAAHHLNLAHGLGTQALRAVLPARARLGISLNPAVVRASTDAPGDLDAQRRIDGLANRIFEGPLLRGAYPKDLLADTARITDWGFVRDADLATIKQPLDMLGVNYYTPFLVSADTESRTVERHDGHGASERSPWPGAAQVAFHQTPGPTTEMGWTVDPTGLYELLLRYRREARGVPLYITENGVACDDKTAADGTVHDPDRIAYLHDHLAVVERAIADGVDVRGYFLWSLLDNFEWSYGYSKRFGLVYVDFETQDRTPKSSAAWYTQLTRTHTFPPAKPFP; encoded by the coding sequence ATGACCTTCCCCGCTGATTTCCTCTTCGGCTCCGCCACCTCCGCCTATCAAATCGAGGGCGGCGTCCGGGAAGACGGCCGCACGCCGTCCATCTGGGACACCTTCTGCCACACTCCGGGCAAGGTGCTCAGTGGCGACCATGGTGATATCGCCGTGGACCATTATCACCGCTGGCGGGAAGATGTAGGGCTGATGGCCGAACTCGGCCTGGACGCCTACCGCTTCTCCGTCTCCTGGCCCCGGGTACAGCCCACCGGGCGCGGCCCCGCCGTGCAGCGCGGGCTGGACTTCTACCGGGCCCTCGTCGATGAGCTGCTGGAACGGGGCATCACCCCCTGGGTGACGCTCTACCACTGGGACCTCCCACAGGAGCTGGAGAACGCCGGTGGCTGGCCGGAGCGGATCACCGCGGAGCGCTTCGCCGACTACGCCACGCTGGTCGGCGAGGCTGTCGGCGATCGCGTGACGGACTGGACCACCCTCAACGAGCCCTGGTGCAGCGCCTTCCTCGGCTATGGCTCCGGGGTACACGCCCCCGGCCACACCGACCATGCCGCCGCGCTGCGCGCCGCACACCATCTCAACCTCGCCCATGGCCTGGGCACCCAGGCGCTGCGCGCCGTGCTCCCGGCCCGCGCCAGGCTGGGCATCAGCCTCAACCCTGCCGTGGTCAGGGCTAGTACGGACGCCCCCGGGGATCTGGACGCACAGCGCAGGATCGACGGGCTCGCGAACCGTATCTTCGAAGGCCCACTGCTGCGCGGCGCTTATCCCAAGGACCTGCTCGCCGATACCGCCCGCATCACCGACTGGGGCTTCGTACGGGACGCAGACCTCGCCACCATCAAACAGCCCCTCGACATGCTGGGGGTCAACTACTACACGCCCTTCCTGGTGTCGGCCGATACGGAGAGCCGCACGGTCGAACGGCACGACGGCCATGGCGCCAGCGAGCGCTCCCCCTGGCCGGGGGCCGCCCAGGTCGCCTTCCACCAGACCCCCGGCCCCACCACGGAGATGGGCTGGACGGTCGACCCGACCGGGCTGTACGAACTGCTGCTGCGCTACCGCCGCGAGGCCCGTGGGGTGCCGCTCTACATCACCGAGAACGGTGTGGCCTGCGATGACAAGACGGCCGCCGACGGTACCGTGCACGACCCGGACCGGATCGCGTATCTGCACGACCATCTGGCCGTGGTGGAGCGGGCCATCGCCGATGGCGTCGATGTGCGCGGCTATTTCCTGTGGTCGCTGCTGGACAATTTCGAGTGGTCCTATGGCTACAGCAAGCGCTTCGGGCTGGTGTACGTGGACTTCGAGACCCAGGACCGCACCCCCAAATCAAGCGCCGCCTGGTACACCCAGCTAACCCGTACCCACACCTTCCCACCGGCTAAGCCTTTCCCCTGA
- a CDS encoding sensor histidine kinase, protein MRWALVKVSLAVTAMVVVAFAVPLALVVKEMARDRALSNAERQAAAVGPALAITSDRDQLQRAVASTQAGAEGRIAVHVPAEGKDGDAIEIGARRATGTALETTQRLGRASIVSVDGGFALLQPTAVATGQVAVVEVFVSEEEISKGVTTSWFILAGVGLALIVGSVAIADRLGTRMVRPAERLAKAAHELGEGKLGVRVPERGPAELRSAAVAFNSMADQVVQLLANERELAADLSHRLRTPLTVLRLNTASLGDGDAAEQTRAAVAQLEREVDQIIRTARDQRAQTAGSGVCVGSDAAEVIRERMDFWSALAEDEGRETRVAGVDRPVRVPVGRAELVAALDAMLGNVFRHTPEGTAFAVDVHTGGAASDAVIVLVSDAGPGIADPDAALRRGHGDGGPGSTGLGLDIVRRVAESTGGDVRIGRSVLGGTEVRLWLALHGDGAPRGERRRGRRRRAPSVGG, encoded by the coding sequence GTGAGATGGGCGCTGGTCAAGGTCAGCCTCGCCGTGACCGCGATGGTGGTGGTGGCCTTCGCCGTGCCGCTCGCACTCGTCGTCAAGGAGATGGCCCGCGACCGGGCGCTCAGCAACGCTGAACGGCAGGCCGCCGCCGTCGGCCCGGCGCTCGCCATCACCTCCGACCGGGACCAGCTGCAGCGTGCCGTCGCCAGCACCCAGGCGGGTGCGGAAGGCCGTATCGCGGTGCATGTACCCGCGGAGGGCAAGGACGGCGACGCCATCGAGATCGGTGCGCGCCGCGCGACCGGTACGGCCCTGGAGACCACCCAGCGGCTCGGGCGTGCCTCCATCGTCAGCGTCGACGGCGGCTTCGCGCTGCTCCAGCCGACCGCCGTCGCCACCGGGCAGGTGGCGGTCGTGGAGGTCTTCGTCTCGGAGGAGGAGATCAGCAAGGGCGTCACCACATCGTGGTTCATTCTGGCGGGCGTCGGCCTCGCGCTGATCGTTGGCTCCGTCGCCATCGCCGACCGGCTCGGCACCCGGATGGTCCGTCCGGCCGAGCGGTTGGCGAAGGCCGCGCACGAGCTGGGCGAGGGCAAGCTGGGCGTACGGGTCCCCGAACGGGGCCCGGCCGAACTGCGTTCCGCGGCTGTCGCCTTCAACTCCATGGCCGACCAAGTCGTTCAGTTGCTCGCCAATGAGCGCGAGCTCGCCGCGGATCTCTCGCACCGGCTGCGTACGCCGCTCACCGTGCTCCGGCTCAACACCGCCTCGCTGGGCGACGGCGACGCCGCCGAGCAGACACGGGCGGCCGTCGCCCAGCTGGAACGCGAGGTGGACCAGATCATCCGTACCGCGCGCGACCAGCGCGCCCAGACAGCGGGAAGCGGCGTCTGCGTCGGCAGCGATGCCGCCGAAGTGATCCGGGAGCGTATGGACTTCTGGTCCGCGCTCGCCGAGGACGAAGGCCGCGAGACGCGGGTCGCCGGGGTGGACCGGCCGGTGCGGGTGCCGGTCGGCCGCGCCGAACTGGTTGCCGCGCTCGACGCCATGCTGGGCAATGTCTTCCGGCACACTCCCGAGGGCACGGCCTTCGCGGTGGATGTGCACACCGGTGGGGCCGCCAGCGACGCGGTGATCGTGCTGGTATCGGACGCCGGGCCGGGTATCGCCGACCCGGACGCGGCACTGCGCCGTGGTCACGGCGACGGCGGGCCGGGCTCTACGGGGCTGGGCCTGGACATTGTGCGGCGGGTCGCCGAGTCCACGGGGGGTGATGTCCGGATCGGGCGGTCGGTGCTGGGCGGTACGGAGGTACGGCTCTGGCTGGCCCTGCACGGTGACGGGGCACCCCGGGGCGAGCGGCGCCGGGGGCGCCGCCGCCGGGCACCGTCCGTCGGCGGCTGA
- a CDS encoding response regulator transcription factor, giving the protein MASVLVVEDDQFVRSALIRHLTEASHTVRSVGTALEALREVAQVGFDVVILDLGLPDLDGAEALKMLRGITQVPVIIATARDDEAEIVRLLNDGADDYLVKPFSVEHLSARMAAVLRRSRGGAGGPGGGLAEDRVLRVGGLAIDPLRRQALLDGVTLDLTRREFDLLAFLAGRPGVVVPRKELLAEVWQQAYGDDQTIDVHLSWLRRKLGETAAKPRYLHTLRGVGVKLEPPPGPRP; this is encoded by the coding sequence ATGGCAAGTGTGCTCGTCGTCGAAGACGATCAGTTCGTACGCTCCGCCCTCATCCGGCACCTCACCGAGGCGTCCCACACGGTACGCAGTGTGGGCACCGCGCTGGAGGCGCTGCGGGAGGTCGCGCAGGTCGGTTTCGATGTGGTGATCCTCGACCTGGGTCTCCCCGACCTCGATGGCGCGGAGGCACTGAAGATGCTGCGTGGGATCACCCAGGTGCCGGTGATCATCGCTACCGCCCGGGACGACGAGGCGGAGATCGTCCGACTGCTCAATGACGGCGCGGACGACTACCTGGTCAAGCCGTTCTCCGTGGAGCATCTTTCCGCCCGGATGGCTGCCGTACTGCGCCGCTCGCGCGGCGGCGCGGGTGGCCCGGGCGGCGGGCTGGCCGAGGACCGGGTCCTGCGGGTCGGGGGGCTGGCCATTGACCCGCTACGGCGGCAGGCGCTGCTCGACGGCGTGACGCTCGACCTCACCCGCCGGGAGTTCGATCTGCTCGCTTTTCTCGCCGGACGGCCCGGTGTGGTCGTACCACGCAAGGAGCTGCTGGCCGAAGTGTGGCAGCAGGCCTACGGCGATGACCAGACCATCGATGTGCATCTGTCCTGGCTGCGCCGCAAGCTCGGGGAGACGGCGGCCAAGCCCCGCTATCTGCACACCCTGCGCGGTGTCGGCGTCAAACTGGAACCCCCGCCCGGACCGCGGCCGTGA
- a CDS encoding spermidine synthase, whose translation MAKKRRQGGGKQAREAVTEPVGGGLAQLMPDPDRSQGWTLLLDGAPQSYVDLEDPAHLGFEYQRRLGHIIDLAAPPGRPVHAVHLGGGALTLARYTAATRPRSTQQVIEVDTELVRFIRRELPLDSGWRIRVRGTDARAGLAKIPDGWADIVIADVFSAARTPAHLGSTEFLGEARRALRPDGLYAANLADGPPLGHLRAQIATARSVFPELCLIADPAVLRGRRFGNAVLLAGARPLPVAELTRRTAGDPHPGRVEHGRALTDFTGGALAVTDATASPSPAPPAGTFT comes from the coding sequence GTGGCCAAGAAAAGACGGCAGGGCGGCGGCAAGCAGGCCCGCGAGGCGGTGACCGAGCCGGTCGGTGGCGGTCTCGCCCAGCTGATGCCGGACCCCGACCGGTCGCAGGGCTGGACCCTGCTGCTGGACGGCGCCCCGCAGTCGTATGTGGACCTCGAAGACCCAGCGCATCTCGGCTTTGAGTACCAGCGCAGGCTCGGCCACATCATCGACTTGGCCGCCCCACCCGGCCGTCCCGTCCACGCGGTCCACCTGGGTGGCGGCGCGCTGACACTGGCCCGTTATACGGCCGCCACCCGGCCGCGCTCCACCCAGCAGGTCATCGAGGTGGATACCGAACTGGTGCGGTTCATCCGCAGAGAGCTGCCGCTGGACAGCGGCTGGCGCATACGGGTGCGCGGCACCGACGCCCGTGCCGGGCTGGCGAAGATCCCGGACGGCTGGGCGGACATCGTCATCGCGGATGTCTTCAGCGCCGCCCGCACCCCCGCGCATCTGGGCAGTACCGAATTCCTTGGCGAGGCGCGGCGGGCGCTGCGGCCCGATGGGCTCTATGCCGCCAATCTCGCGGACGGCCCGCCGCTCGGTCACCTACGGGCCCAGATCGCCACCGCGCGAAGCGTCTTCCCCGAGCTCTGTCTGATCGCCGACCCCGCCGTGCTGCGCGGGCGCCGCTTCGGCAACGCCGTACTGCTCGCCGGAGCCCGGCCGCTGCCGGTCGCCGAACTGACCCGGCGCACCGCCGGGGACCCGCACCCCGGCCGGGTGGAACACGGCCGCGCGCTCACCGACTTCACCGGCGGCGCCCTCGCCGTGACCGACGCCACCGCGTCCCCCTCCCCGGCCCCACCAGCCGGAACGTTTACCTAG